AGTTTGCCCAGCAGTCGTGCGTCAACACCGATGGAAAGGCGTGTCAGGTTGCATACGAGGACTGTACGAAGCCGGTCTATGAGTCATTCTGACCCGTTGATCGGATTGTCGGACTGGCAGCCAGTGCAACTCGAGATGGCGGCGAAAAGCTTCATGTGTTTGGGTGCAGCTCCGTTTGTTCTCTTGGCTCCAGCATCGGCTGTGGGCAACGATCATCTGCTCAGGCCGTCCCACCTCCCACAATGGGCAGCAAAGGAATGAGTCTCCCCATGAAACGGATCCACCTCGCTTTTCTTCCGTGTCTGCTGACTGCAGGCCTGCTGCCGTTCACTGCGCTTGCCGAAGGCAACTGCCCGCAGGGCATGTATCCCATCGGTGGCCAGGGTGTACAGGGCTGTGCGCCCATTCCGGTGAGCAGCTCAGGATCCCCGTACAACAATCGCCCCAACTGGGCGCAGACCGTGCGCGGCGTGGCGATGGATGCCCGCGGCGACACCTTCATCAGCAACTCGATGCGCTCGCGGGGCAAGGCAAAGCGTGCATCCATGAAGGAGTGCAAGGAGTTCGGGAAAGGCGAATGTAGGTTGGCGACCCTGTTCCAGGCGCAATGCGTGGCGGTCGCCCACGCGGGTCTGGGCACGGAAACCACCAGCGTCGCCACCGCCATGTCCGAACAGGGAGCGGTCGTTGTCGCGATGCAGCAATGCAGCGCGAAGGCGGCATGGAAGCAGCTGCCGCAGGGTCAATGCGGGATCGCCAGAACGGCCTGTACGGCGGATCTGTTCATCAGGTAAGGCGCCATTCACGCTAAGCCCCGTTTTCTGTGATCAATTCCGCTTTTCGATTTCCTCGCACTTCGACGCGGCAGAACACCTCGCGGTAAGCTCCCCGCGCGTCATGAAAATGACGCTCCAGTGCCGCCGAATGCAGGAGTTCTTCCGTCCAATGAGGACGCTGTCAGCCCCTGCATCGGGTGACGCTCGCCATCATCGCGGTCTTGCCGTACGCAAGGCTATGATCCCTGTCCGCGCAGGCGCGGATAAGCCGGAACGCGTTCCGGCTGGGCAGGGAGGCGGGCATCGGCATGACCACATTGAAGGAGTGGGAGGGGATGGAAGACAGGGTTGGCGCACACATGGACGATGCCCTGGCATTCGTTCCGTCCGGTGCGAACCTGCTGGAAGCTGTCAGGGGCGAGCTCAACGGCGATGGCATCGAGTATCAGCTGCTGGTCATCGACCAGCCGACGCCGGAAGGGCTGGTGCCCGGCCAGCACGGACCGAACCGGGTGCTGCTGTTGCTGCGCGGTGACGGGCGCGGGCGTTGGCAGCTGGCCGCGCGCAACGACAAGCTGGTGCCGTGTTCCACCCGAGGTGGCCTGGCCGGCGACCCTTTTGCGTATGCAATGGTCGAGGAAGGCACCTTCAGCGTGATCACCAACGGCGGTAGCCGCGAGCGCTGGAGCAGCACCTACCGGTTCCGCTATGCGCCTGCGGACAAGGCCTGCTGGGTGGATGGGGTGAGACGCAAGGTCGTGGATATCGAGACCGAAGCGACCAACATCCGGGATTACTCGGTGGCGGAGCTGGGCAGGGTGCGGTTCGAGGACTTCGACCCGTCCAGCGTCGCCGAGGTGTCGCTTCCATGAGCCAAGCTCCAACCGGCGGAAGGGAATCCGCGCTGATGAAGATTCAGGAGTTGCACTGTGTCGACCGATAGAGAGTCGCAGCTGTTGCGACAGGCGACCAAAGCCGGCATCGACTCCCCGCTTGAACTGGCCAATTTCATGGCCCAGGCAGGGCACGAGTCGCGCGGCTTGAGCCGGCTCAACGAGAGTTTCAACTTCACCCGGGGAATCTCGCAGATCCCGGTGGAGGCTGCGTGGCGCAATGGCAACGCTGCGCTGGAGAGCGCCCGCCAGGAGGCGCTGCGTGGTCGCCCGGAGAACCTGGCCGAACTGATGTATGGCGGCCGCATGGGCAACGATGCGCCCGGTGACGCGCTGAAGTACCACGGCCGCGGCTATCTGCCATTGGTCGGCAAGGAGAATTACGAGCGTGCCGGCAAGGCGCTGGATCTGGACCTGGTGAATCACCCGGAGCTGGCCGCGCAGCCCGAGTACGCAGGCCGTATTGCCGTATGGCAGTGGCAGACACGGGTGCCGGAGGGGGCGCGCCATGATGTGCGCGAAGCAACTTATGCGCTTAATGGCGCGCTCAATGGCATCGAGGCGCGCCGGCAACGATTTGAGGTCTGGCAGCAGAAGTTGACGCCGGACGTGATGGCGCGACTGGATCGCGGCGAAGTCGGTGCACCGGCGCAGACCGTTGCACGCGACATGTCGCATGCCGGTGAGCCCGGCAATGCGTTGTTCGAGGATGCGCGCCGGCACCTGCAGCAGATGGGGCCACAAAGTGGACTGCGCAGTGCACAGGAGCTCGACAATACCGCTGGCGTGTTGGCGCTGGGCGCGCAGAAGGCCGGCCTGTCGCGCATCGATCATCTGCTGGCGGGCAACGACGGCCGTACGCTGTTTGCAGTGCAGGGCGCGCTGGGTGATCCGGCCATGCTGCGTGCGTCTGTTGATCGGGAGCAGGCCTCCCAGCAGCCACTGGCGCAGAGCAGCCAGCAGTTGGCGGCCAGCGTTGCGCAGCAGGATCCGACGGCCGCGCTCGCGCGCGAGCAGGAGCAGCGTTCTCGATCCCTGTAATGCCGATGCCGGCGGGCAGGGTGCCCGCTGGCGCTTTACGTACGACGCGTGGCGCCCTGTGGCGCCGACATGGAAACCAACCCGTAAGGACACCACATGCGAATCGTTCCCTTGAATGCCCGGCAGGCCGCTGCCCGCTGCAATGCATCCGCGCGCCGCCTGCCGCCGCTCTGGCTGCTGTCACTTGGACTTGCCGCAGCGTCGGCGCAGGCTCAGGAGGCATCGGTACCCGTCGCTGAGGCGCCCCTCGCTGTCGAGGCGCCCGTTGCCCCACCTGCAGGGGCGGCGCCCGTTGCAGCGCCTGTGGCGGCCGAAGCCGTTGTCGCGGCGCCGGCTCCCGAAGTACCAGCTGCCGTGACACCTCCTGCGGCACCTGGGGTGGACGCGCAGCCGGCGCCGGCTGCGGACCCGGCGCCCGCGCCCGTTGCGCCGGCAGTGGCGGCGCCTGTGGCTGTACCGCCTGCCACCGTCGAGCCAGCCGTTCCGGCGGTAGCACCCGCACCGCCCGCATTGGCCATCGTGCCGTTGCCGCCCGAGCAGGCGACCGAGCGCGCGCTTGGCGCCCGCTGTCCCGTGGACCTGGCCGGGCGACTCGCGACCCAGGGCGACCTGCTGATCGGCGCCTGCCAGGGCAGGATGCCGGCGCATCTGGCCGCGCTGCTGGTCGCGCTGCCCCAGCAGGACATCCACCTGCCGCGCAGCTGGCGCGAGCGTGAGGTGCAGCAGAAGGCGTGGTTCAAGGCGGTGCCGGGCTACGGCCAGCGCCCGGACTTCATCGTGCGGATGGGTGACATCTGGGTGCGTTCACTGGAAGGGCGTGACGCCGACAGCACGTTCTACCTGGTGTCGGCGCCGTTCACCTGCAGCGACCGGGTCGCCAACCGCGATGAGTACGGCGCGGAGCCGGTACGCGTGCCTGCGGGGGATTGCCGCGAGGCCTATGTCAGCCAGCGTGTGTACCAGGTGCGTGGCGATGCCGCACCGCGGGACGTTACCGCCGAGGCGATGCCGGCCATGCCGCCGTTGACGGAAGCCGATCGCGCACGCCAGTTGGCGCGCGAGGGCCGGATCACGCTGGATCACAGCAAGCTGCAATATGGCCCGGCCATGCGCTGGTTCGTGCAGTACCCGGAGACCGCCCAAAAGGGTGGCCCGCGTGCGTTCAGTGACTGGAACCGTGAGCACCTGGCATTCGTTGTCTGGACCGGGGACCGATTCGAGTTGCGCGAAAAGGTTCCGCGCAGCCAGTGGCCCTGCGACCCGGTGGCGCCGGGGGATCGCGCTTGTGGCGGCTTCCCGGATTCCGGCCCGGATCTGTTTGTGACGGCCGGTACCTCCGCGCCGATGGCTGCCTCCGGTCCCTGAGCCGGAGTGCCGACGTGCAGCGGGAGCCGGGCTGACCGGCTCCCGCGCAGTCCATCAGGCCTGCATGCTGCGGGTCTGGTTCCGCTGCTGTTCCAGCTGCTGGTCGCGCTCCAGCGCAACGCGCTGGTCGGCGGCCTGCTGGTCGATGCGCTGGCTGCTCTGCTCCAGCGGCGTGTTCATCGCCATGGTCGTGTCCACCGACACGCGCAGGTGTGCCGGGTCGCCGCCCTGGCCCTGCACCGCGAAGCTTCGCGAGGCATCGGCATTCATGACCACCTCGTCGATGCGCTTGCCGCCTGCCGCGTGCATTTCGGCGGCGAGGCTGCCCGCCAGCTGAGTACTCATCACGTCCGGCACGCGCCCGACCCGCACGTCATGAGCATGCACGCCGCGGATCGCGTCGTTGAACAACGGGTTGCCCAGGTGGTTGGCATCGTCCATGCGCAGCATGCTGGTGTGATGGCCGTTCTTCTCCGCTTCGCGGCGTGCCGGTTCACCGGGCTGCAGCGGGCCGCGGATGTGGTCGTACAGATCGATGGCGCCGCCCGGGATGCCGCGTGCCGCGCGGGTGACACCGCGACGCAGTGACTCGACGTCATCGCGGTACTCCTCGATCATCTTGGCGTTGTCTTTCGCCAGCTTCTGCGTTTCCGGATGCTTCAGCACCGAGCCTTCGTCGAGGAAGTTGCCCAGTTTGTGCGCACCGAACGAGCTGCCTGCTGCAATCAGCGGGCTGTCCGGGATCAGGGCGCGCATCGGATGGTTGCTGAAACCGTTTGCGGCGAGTGTCTTGATTTCATCCGGCTTCGCATAGATGCGGACCTGGCCGAAATGCGGCGACGCGGCGCTGACCGGATCGGAGGCCATGACGTGGTTGATCATGGTGTTGCCGCCTTCCGGAATGCGATAGCTGAGGCTGACCGCGCCGTAGGCATTGAAGGTCTCGCCCTTGACGTTGAAGTGGTGCGAGGTGATCTGGGCGAGGGCGCCGCCGAGGGAGTGGCCGGTGACGGTGACTTCGGGTGGACGCTGCCCGAGATCCTGCCCCTCCTTCTTGGCGTAAGCGAGGGCGCGTTGAGTCAGCGCGATGGCGTCCGGAGCCTGCACGTTGGTGCGGGCAACGACCATGCCACCATCGGTCAGAATCGCATCGCGTGCGATTTGTTCGGTGCCGCGATGTGCGACGACAATTTCATTGGTGTCGACTCGCTGGTAGATCGTTCCCTGATAACCGTTCAGTCGATTATCAACGTGCTCGAGAATCTTGTACTTGTGCCCGTTGATCGGGACGATCTCTTCTTGACCAGGTGCACGACGACCGACCGCATAATCCTTGTATGCATCTTCGGACAGCGCTGCATAATCTTGGCTGTTGAGGCTCATTGGCGGACCTCGCTGGCTTCAAGCGAAGCGGAGAACAGCGCATTCCTCAGTTCCGGGCGGAACTTGGTGGGATCTTCCTGGCCGCTTGCGCCGTAATCAGGAATCTCATTCACGCGCGGATAGTCTGCGCGAGGATAGTGGCGAGTCTCGGTCTCGCCTTTGACAAAGGGTGCTGCCTCAATGAACGACAGGAAGCGGGTTTCACCCTCGGCGCCGGTGGCTTTCAGCATCGCGCCGGCGCCGCTGAATTCCCACTTGCAGACGCCACGACCGTAGTAGTCCTCATCCAGCATCCGGTCGAGGTACACGGTGCCGCGATACTCGCCCTCAGCGACCTTGCGCAGCTCCACCGGTTCCTGGCTGGTAATGCGGGCGGCAGTGCCGGTGGCGGGTTCGATGTGGCCGCACTGGTCTTCGTTGGTGACGTCGTACTGCGCCACGCCTTCGACCACCGCGAAATCGCCGGGGGCATCCTTCAGGCGCAGTACCAGTTCATAGGCCTTGCGCGGGCTGGGGTTGAGCTTGGCGAGGCCGCGCCCACCCTGGGCGACATCGGCTTCGGCAGCGGCACGTTCCTGGTTCATGGCGGTCTCCGGGTTGCAGGCGGTCAATAGAAGCAGAGCAAGGCACGGAATCATCTTGTGGCGCAATGTCGGCCTCCTTTGGGGGTAGAGGGATGGTTGAACTGGCAGCTCATTGCACAAGCTTCTGCACAGTGGTGGTGGTTGAGAACAGCGCGTCGCGCAGATCTTCGCTGTACCCCGACGGATCTTCCTCGCCACTGGCGCCAAAGTTGGCGACAGTGTCGGCGCGCGGATAGATAAGGTTTGGGTAATAAAGCGTAAGAGGTGAGTCGCTCTCCATGCGCTCCTTGTCGATGAACGTCAGGAATCGCGTATCCGCCTCGCCGGTCGTAGCGCGCAACATCGCGCCAACGCTCGTCAGTGCCCAGTGGCACGTGCCGCGCCCGTAGTACTCCTCGTCCTGCATACGGTCCAGGTAGAAAGTGCCGCGGTATTCGTTCTCACCGACCTTGCGTAGCTCGACGGGTTCCTGGCTGGTGATGCGCCCTGCAGTACCTGTCGCAGGCAGGATCCGACCACAATCTGCGTAGTTGCTGACGTCGTACTGGGCCACGCCCTCAACGATCGCGAACGGGCCCGGCGCGTCCTTCAGTGTCAGCACCAGCTCATAAGCCTGCTTCGGTGCGGGATTGAGCTTGGCCAGACCGCGTCCGCCCGCGGCGACATCGCGCTCCGCGTCTGAGTAAGGCGAGCACGCCGCCAGTGCCAGCAGCAGGGTCGCCGGCAGCCAGCATCGTGCGCTGCGCGATGGCGTTGCCGTGCTCAAAGCGTGTTCCTGCATCGTGCATCCATGTCCATATATCCTTCCCTGGTGACAGGTTTCCCGATTATGGGGTGCCCGGGAAACCCGGCGCCACCCGCGAGCGGGCATGGGTGCCAGAAATTTGACGCATTCAGGATTGGGCGGTGGCGTGGAAGCGCTTGCGGCACAGTCGATTTGCCGGCATCGGAACGACTGCGCACCGCATTCGACATTCTGCCGCCGTTCTGTGACATCGATCATTAATTCACGCGATCATCACCAAGCGAAGTCTTCCACCATGAACTACACGATCCGCCCCGAATCCACTGCCCACCACGCCGTCATCCATGCGCTCACCGAGGCTGCCTTCCGCCAAGCCCCGCACAGCAGCCACACCGAGCAGTTCATCGTCGATGCGCTGCGTTCGCGTGGGGAACTGAGCATTTCGCTGGTCGCCGAAGCCCAAGGCCAGGTGGTCGGACACATTGCGCTGTCGCCGGTCACCATCAGCGATGGAAGCACAGGCTGGTTCGGCCTGGGCCCGATCTCGGTGCTGCCCGCGTGGCAGGGGCAGGGCATTGGCGCGGCGCTGATGCGCGCGGCACTCGACGCGCTGCGTGGACTGGGCGCACAGGGTTGCGTGCTGCTGGGTGAGCCGGCGTATTACGGTCGCTTCGGCTTCCGTGCCGAGCCAGGCCTGGTGCTGTCCGGTGTGCCTGCGGAGTACTTCCAGGCGCTCTGCCTGCAGCCTCCACTGGCGCAGGGCGAGGTGCAGTACTCGCCGGCCTTCGAGGCGACGGCCTGATCCACGGCGAGCGCGTGCCCGTCAGGGCGCGCGCCAGACGGTGGGTTCGGGTTGTGGCTTTGGAATGCGATAACCGCCGATGTGTTCAAGCAGTTCATTGGTACGGCGCTGCTCGACCAGTACCTCACGCAGCAGGTTGCGCACGGCGAAGATGGCGAATGGCACCAGGATCCAGACCAGGCTGATGCCCAACGCAAACAGGGTCAGCAGGGCTTTTGCACCATCCATGCACGGCGTTCCTTGGTCGAAAGCAGCCACGCTAGCACGTGACCGCTGCCGACGGATGTCAGCCGTTATGCCGAAGATGGATCAGCGGATACGGGCGCCCCTGCGAATCGAGCGGTGAGCGACCGGTTTCGACGAAGCCCATGCGCAGATAGAAGCCCACGGCCTGCGCGTTCTGCGCGTTGACGTCGGTGCTCAGCTGTGGGCAGAGGGTCAACGCGTGCTGCAGCAGTTGGCGACCAACCCCGGTGCCACGCACGTCCGGATCAATGAACAGCGCTTCCATGTGGGTGCCGTCGATCAGCATGAATCCGAGGGGGCGATCCTGTGCGTCGACAGCAACGGTCATCGGCGCCTGCGGCAGGAAACCGGCCACTTCGGCATCGATGGCCTGGCGGTCTTCGGCACTGAGGAAGTCGTGGGTGGCGTCGACGGCGCGACGCCAGAGGTCGACGAGGGCGGCGCCTTCGTCGGCGCGCGAGGGGCGCAGGTTGGTCATGGGTTCACCAAGGTGCTTCGGAAGAGTGCGAAGTATGAGGCTTTCCGGTAACGCCTGCAGGCGAAGATTCATCCCGCGTCGCGGTGGCGGATGAAGGGGCTGTGCGCAGCTGCGTCGGCGCGCAGCACCACCCCATCCTCGAAATCATCGCTGTCGTTGAAGGGCACGGTCGGCCATCGTTGCCAGCGTGCCAGCCGCTCGCGGTAGTCGCTGGTGGCCGCCGCCATTGCTTTGTCGTGCGCCTGCACGCGATCCGCTGGCAGCCCGGAACGCACGCCGTGCACCACGAATGGTTCCATCACTTCGAAGCCGACGTAGCGCAGGCTGTACATCAACGGCCACAGCAGCAACCGGGTGTCGCCCTCGCGGCCGTCCACCGCGCATGCCCGCGCCGACGAGCCGGTGGTGACGCTCAGCAACGTGCGCTTGCCCTGCATCACGCCGTGCTCGTGGCGCTGCCGGCTGTTGTACATCGGCCCGTAGACGAGCACGCGGTCCAGCCAGCCCTTCAGCATGGCCGGAGCCGCGAACCACCACAGCGGGAACTGCAGGATCAGCAGGTCCGCGGCCCGCAGCATTCGCAGATGGCGCTGCACCTCGGCGGGCAGCTGGCCCTGCTCGGCGCTGTGCCGCTGTTCGCGTTGGGCGTCGAAGTGGTCGGGATGCAGGCGATGCGGATGGTGGTCAGCCGCTTCCAGCGGATCGAAGCGATCCGCATACAGGTCGATCACGTCCACCTGCAGGTTCTCATGCCGCAGCTGCTCGGCGGCCTGCGCGGCCAGATGTGCATTGAACGAGCGGGGCTCGGGGTGGGCAAGCAGGATCAGGGCGCGCATGGGGCGAGGGGCTCATGGAGTGTGCGACCATCCTCGCGATGCCGGCCTGCCCCGGCAATTACGCACCTTGAGGTAACCATGGCCTGTCCCGGAGACGTGTATGCCGCCGACTGCTCCGCACGCGATGCGCTTGCGCTGATTTCAGGCAAGTGGGTGATGCTGCTGCTGCCGGCATTGGCGCAGGGCCCGCTTCGTAACGGCGTGTTGCTGCGGAAGATCGAAGGTATCTCGCAGAAGGTGTTGACCCAGACCCTGCGACAGCTGGAGCGCAATGGCCTGGTCGAGCGTTGCGAACGGGGCAGCAGGCCGCTGCATGTGGAGTACCGGTTGACCGAGGTTGCGCGCGGCCTGGTCGACACGCTGGCTGCCCTGGACCGCTGGGCCGAGCACAACTTTCCTGTGCTGGACGCCGCCCGTGAGCGCTTCGACGCGCGTTAGCGGCGCCTGCACGACCCCGGGGCGTACAATGCGGCCCCGGCGGCCATCCTGGCCCAGTTGAAAAGCGAGAACCGCCATGACCGATGTCCTGGGTGTACCGGTGCACGACGCCGATGAACACTGGATGCGCCATGCACTGGCCTTGGCCGAGCGCGCACAGCGTGACTTTGACGAGATCCCGGTTGGCGCGGTGCTGGTAAGCGCCGATGGCCAGCTGCTGGGCGAGGGCTGGAACCTCAATATTGCCTCGCACGATCCCAGCGCGCATGCCGAGATCGTGGCCATGCGGGCAGGGGGGAAGCTGCTGGCCAACCATCGCCTGCTGGGCAGCACCCTGTACGTGACCCTGGAGCCGTGCGCGATGTGCGCGATGGCGGTCGTGCATGCACGGGTATCGCGCTTGGTCTACGGCGCCAGCGATCCAAAGACCGGTGCGTGCGGCAGCGTGTTCGACCTGCTCGGTGATGCCCGCCACAACCACCGGGTCGAGATCCACGGCGGGGTGCTGGCCAAGGAAGCCAGCACGCGCCTGACCAATTACTTCCGTGCCAAGCGCGGCAAGCCGCCGCTGCTGCTGGAAGACCACGTCGGCGAGGGCTGAGGGGCGAACGGGTATGATGGGCGCCTCTTTCCTTCACCGGTAGGCCGCGCGCCTGCCCAGCAACGAGGCGACACAATGGCGGACACCGGCGCGGCCAACGAACGACTTATCTGGATCGACCTGGAAATGACCGGGTTGGACACCGACAACGATTCGATCATCGAGATCGCCACCGTGGTCACCGACGCCCAGCTCAACGTGCTGGCCGAAGGTCCGGAATTCGCCATCCATCATCCGCTGGAAACGCTGGAGGCGATGGATGAGTGGAACCGCAACCAGCATCGTCGTTCGGGCCTTTGGCAGCGCGTGGTGGACAGCACCACCACCCTTGGCCAGGCCGAGGCGCAGACGGTGAACTTCCTGGCCCAGTGGATTCCTGCCGGCCTGTCGCCGATGTGCGGCAACTCGATCTGCCAGGACCGCCGCTTCCTGCACCGCCAGATGCCGCGCCTGGAGAAGTACTTCCACTACCGCAACCTGGACGTGTCCACGGTGAAGGAACTGGCCAAGCGCTGGGCGCCGACCGTGGCCGCCGGCGTCGGCAAGAACAGCAACCACACTGCCCTCAGCGATGTGCATGACTCCATCGCCGAGCTGCGCCACTACCGCCAGTTCATGGGCGCGCTGTCGGGGCTGCCGGTTGCCTGATGCTGTCACTCGTTGGGGTCGGATCCCTTTCCTGCGGAAAGGGCTCTGACCCCTCTGTCGTACCCCGCGACGAACCGTTCAACTCCCTGGCGCTAAGATCGGCGCCATGAACGAGCCCATCCTGCTCCCCCGCGACATCGCCCACGACGCCCGCGACTGGTCCGACCTGCAGCGGGCGGTGGCCCTGCTGGAAGCGCCGACCCTGACCGCGCGCATGGCCAACCTGGTCGGCACGCCGCTGGAGTTCGCGGTGAAGGCGCTGCCCAGCTCGGTCTCCAATCGCATCCATGGTGCCGTGCAGGCGGCGCTGTCCAAGTCCGCGCAGGCCGCGCTGTGGAGCATGGACAACACGCCGGGCAAAGGCGCTTCAACCCGTTGGCACAAACTGGCGGCGGCCACCTCCGGCGCGGTCGGCGGGGCGTTCGGCTTCGCGGCCTTGTTCATCGAGCTGCCGGTGTCGACCACCATCATGATGCGCGCGGTGGCCGACGTGGCCCGCAGCGAGGGCTTCGACCTGTCCGAGTTCAGCACCCGCCAGGCCTGCCTGGAGGTATTCGCGCTGGGTGGCAACTCGCCGCGTGATGACGCCAGCGAGACCGGTTACTACCTGGCCCGCGGCTTCACCACCGACGTGATGCGGCATCTGTCGGCCGAACTGGCCGGGCGTGTGGTGACCGGCCGTGACCTGACCCTGGGCGTGGCGCCGAAGGAAGCCGGCAAGCTGCTGGCGAAGATGGTGGAGAAGGTGGCGGCGCGTTTCGGCGTAGTGGTCACCGAGAAATTCGCCGCGCAGGCGGTGCCGATTGTCGGTGCCGCTGCCGGGGCAACGCTCAATACCATGTTCACCGACTACTACCAGGACATGGCGCGTGGCCACTTCATCGTGCGCCGGCTGGAGCTGAAGTACGGGGAAGATGTGGTGCGCACCTGCTATGACCGGGTGGCACATGGTGGCGTGTTGATCGAGCCGACGCTGTAACCGGCTTTGGGGTCGCTTTTGGGGTCAGAGCCCTTTGCGTTGCCAAGGGATCCGACCCCTGGGCAGGCCATCCTTGCCTGCCGGGCACAACTGTTTTGCCACGACACGCCTGTTGCCTTTCGCAGGCGGTCCCCATTCTTGCTGGCACTCCCCCTGCAAGAGATGTCCGCCATGTTGTTCACCTCCCACCGTCTGGGCCCGCTGACCCTGCCCAACCGCATCGTGATGCCGCCGATGACCCGCTCGCGTGCGGCTGCCGGCAACGTTGCCACCGCCGAGATGGCGACCTATTACGCGCAGCGTGCCGGTGCCGGCCTGATCGTCAGCGAAGGCACCCAGATCAGCCCGCAGGGCCAGGGCTATGCC
This genomic window from Stenotrophomonas maltophilia contains:
- a CDS encoding DUF4189 domain-containing protein, which translates into the protein MKRIHLAFLPCLLTAGLLPFTALAEGNCPQGMYPIGGQGVQGCAPIPVSSSGSPYNNRPNWAQTVRGVAMDARGDTFISNSMRSRGKAKRASMKECKEFGKGECRLATLFQAQCVAVAHAGLGTETTSVATAMSEQGAVVVAMQQCSAKAAWKQLPQGQCGIARTACTADLFIR
- a CDS encoding XVIPCD domain-containing protein, translating into MSTDRESQLLRQATKAGIDSPLELANFMAQAGHESRGLSRLNESFNFTRGISQIPVEAAWRNGNAALESARQEALRGRPENLAELMYGGRMGNDAPGDALKYHGRGYLPLVGKENYERAGKALDLDLVNHPELAAQPEYAGRIAVWQWQTRVPEGARHDVREATYALNGALNGIEARRQRFEVWQQKLTPDVMARLDRGEVGAPAQTVARDMSHAGEPGNALFEDARRHLQQMGPQSGLRSAQELDNTAGVLALGAQKAGLSRIDHLLAGNDGRTLFAVQGALGDPAMLRASVDREQASQQPLAQSSQQLAASVAQQDPTAALAREQEQRSRSL
- a CDS encoding XVIPCD domain-containing protein, producing MSLNSQDYAALSEDAYKDYAVGRRAPGQEEIVPINGHKYKILEHVDNRLNGYQGTIYQRVDTNEIVVAHRGTEQIARDAILTDGGMVVARTNVQAPDAIALTQRALAYAKKEGQDLGQRPPEVTVTGHSLGGALAQITSHHFNVKGETFNAYGAVSLSYRIPEGGNTMINHVMASDPVSAASPHFGQVRIYAKPDEIKTLAANGFSNHPMRALIPDSPLIAAGSSFGAHKLGNFLDEGSVLKHPETQKLAKDNAKMIEEYRDDVESLRRGVTRAARGIPGGAIDLYDHIRGPLQPGEPARREAEKNGHHTSMLRMDDANHLGNPLFNDAIRGVHAHDVRVGRVPDVMSTQLAGSLAAEMHAAGGKRIDEVVMNADASRSFAVQGQGGDPAHLRVSVDTTMAMNTPLEQSSQRIDQQAADQRVALERDQQLEQQRNQTRSMQA
- a CDS encoding GNAT family N-acetyltransferase; the protein is MNYTIRPESTAHHAVIHALTEAAFRQAPHSSHTEQFIVDALRSRGELSISLVAEAQGQVVGHIALSPVTISDGSTGWFGLGPISVLPAWQGQGIGAALMRAALDALRGLGAQGCVLLGEPAYYGRFGFRAEPGLVLSGVPAEYFQALCLQPPLAQGEVQYSPAFEATA
- a CDS encoding acetyltransferase, producing MTNLRPSRADEGAALVDLWRRAVDATHDFLSAEDRQAIDAEVAGFLPQAPMTVAVDAQDRPLGFMLIDGTHMEALFIDPDVRGTGVGRQLLQHALTLCPQLSTDVNAQNAQAVGFYLRMGFVETGRSPLDSQGRPYPLIHLRHNG
- a CDS encoding NAD(P)H-dependent oxidoreductase, encoding MRALILLAHPEPRSFNAHLAAQAAEQLRHENLQVDVIDLYADRFDPLEAADHHPHRLHPDHFDAQREQRHSAEQGQLPAEVQRHLRMLRAADLLILQFPLWWFAAPAMLKGWLDRVLVYGPMYNSRQRHEHGVMQGKRTLLSVTTGSSARACAVDGREGDTRLLLWPLMYSLRYVGFEVMEPFVVHGVRSGLPADRVQAHDKAMAAATSDYRERLARWQRWPTVPFNDSDDFEDGVVLRADAAAHSPFIRHRDAG
- a CDS encoding winged helix-turn-helix transcriptional regulator; translated protein: MACPGDVYAADCSARDALALISGKWVMLLLPALAQGPLRNGVLLRKIEGISQKVLTQTLRQLERNGLVERCERGSRPLHVEYRLTEVARGLVDTLAALDRWAEHNFPVLDAARERFDAR
- the tadA gene encoding tRNA adenosine(34) deaminase TadA; the protein is MTDVLGVPVHDADEHWMRHALALAERAQRDFDEIPVGAVLVSADGQLLGEGWNLNIASHDPSAHAEIVAMRAGGKLLANHRLLGSTLYVTLEPCAMCAMAVVHARVSRLVYGASDPKTGACGSVFDLLGDARHNHRVEIHGGVLAKEASTRLTNYFRAKRGKPPLLLEDHVGEG
- the orn gene encoding oligoribonuclease — translated: MADTGAANERLIWIDLEMTGLDTDNDSIIEIATVVTDAQLNVLAEGPEFAIHHPLETLEAMDEWNRNQHRRSGLWQRVVDSTTTLGQAEAQTVNFLAQWIPAGLSPMCGNSICQDRRFLHRQMPRLEKYFHYRNLDVSTVKELAKRWAPTVAAGVGKNSNHTALSDVHDSIAELRHYRQFMGALSGLPVA
- a CDS encoding EcsC family protein; the protein is MNEPILLPRDIAHDARDWSDLQRAVALLEAPTLTARMANLVGTPLEFAVKALPSSVSNRIHGAVQAALSKSAQAALWSMDNTPGKGASTRWHKLAAATSGAVGGAFGFAALFIELPVSTTIMMRAVADVARSEGFDLSEFSTRQACLEVFALGGNSPRDDASETGYYLARGFTTDVMRHLSAELAGRVVTGRDLTLGVAPKEAGKLLAKMVEKVAARFGVVVTEKFAAQAVPIVGAAAGATLNTMFTDYYQDMARGHFIVRRLELKYGEDVVRTCYDRVAHGGVLIEPTL